In a single window of the Chondrocystis sp. NIES-4102 genome:
- a CDS encoding putative transporter, translating to MLLLKKLRKKTLTFLSIAFFVLTFVFYPALLHPNSTLKIIASEINIAQKSEQFTQLNIAQASATAKSSQSTQQEEKVIDFFQMAMGALAGLVLFIFGVTRLSEGLEDLGTERMKSFLSKCTTNRLAGILTGAVATTFLESSSVTIIMVIAMVSAGVLTFVQSLGVVLGSNIGTAVGAQIISLNIELYVPLLMFAGLLMLFLGKTKRQKTLGIILLGFGLMFYGLEAIDEAMKPFRDYQPFISLMKRLGDNPVLGALVGAIFTIIIQSSSATVAIVITLASSGLIALPAGIAIMLGAEVGTCADTLLATIGRGSAALRTGVFHLLFNLISAALGIVFAPQLVQLAQAISGDGGVGRQVANAQMLFNILGVVLVIGFLPAVARILTRLIPDKQADLERRQRQEEKHKQKETVGI from the coding sequence ATGTTATTGTTAAAAAAACTTAGAAAAAAAACACTAACATTTCTGAGTATTGCCTTTTTTGTACTGACTTTTGTCTTTTATCCTGCTCTTTTACATCCAAACTCAACATTAAAAATAATTGCATCAGAGATTAATATAGCTCAGAAATCAGAGCAATTTACTCAATTAAACATTGCCCAAGCCAGTGCAACTGCAAAAAGCAGCCAATCAACACAACAAGAAGAAAAAGTGATTGATTTTTTTCAAATGGCAATGGGTGCTTTAGCTGGGTTAGTACTCTTTATCTTTGGAGTTACTCGTCTGTCTGAAGGTTTAGAAGACTTGGGGACAGAGAGAATGAAGAGTTTTTTAAGCAAATGTACTACTAACCGTTTGGCTGGAATTCTAACGGGAGCAGTTGCCACAACTTTCTTAGAATCTTCCTCCGTCACCATTATTATGGTTATCGCTATGGTTAGTGCAGGGGTTTTAACTTTCGTACAGTCCCTCGGCGTTGTCTTAGGCTCAAATATTGGTACAGCAGTTGGGGCGCAAATAATTTCCCTCAATATTGAATTATATGTTCCCCTGTTAATGTTTGCTGGACTATTAATGTTATTTTTAGGTAAAACCAAGAGGCAAAAAACCCTTGGGATCATTCTTCTGGGATTTGGCTTGATGTTTTATGGGCTAGAAGCCATTGACGAAGCGATGAAGCCCTTTAGAGACTATCAACCCTTCATTAGCTTAATGAAACGATTAGGTGATAATCCAGTGCTAGGGGCATTAGTAGGAGCGATTTTTACCATTATCATTCAATCATCTTCGGCGACTGTGGCGATCGTAATTACCTTAGCAAGTTCTGGTTTAATTGCTTTACCTGCGGGTATTGCCATAATGTTGGGTGCAGAAGTGGGTACTTGCGCCGATACCCTATTGGCTACTATTGGTCGAGGTAGTGCAGCTTTACGCACAGGTGTTTTTCACCTCTTATTTAACTTAATCAGTGCTGCTTTAGGAATTGTCTTTGCTCCTCAATTAGTCCAATTAGCTCAAGCAATTTCGGGGGATGGAGGAGTGGGACGACAAGTTGCCAATGCTCAAATGCTATTTAATATTTTGGGTGTTGTTTTAGTAATTGGTTTTTTACCTGCCGTAGCGCGGATCTTAACCCGTCTTATACCTGATAAGCAAGCTGACTTAGAACGAAGACAAAGACAAGAGGAAAAGCACAAGCAGAAGGAAACCGTAGGTATTTAA